The proteins below come from a single Sphingomicrobium sediminis genomic window:
- the rsmI gene encoding 16S rRNA (cytidine(1402)-2'-O)-methyltransferase — protein sequence MTSQSPTPGLYIVATPIGNLSDLSPRAASMLEAADLILVEDSRVTGKLLSHLGIRKAMQPYHDHSSAADRDRILARLASEVVVLVSDAGTPLISDPGYKLVAAARQAGANVGAVPGPSAAIMALTLSGLPTDRFLFGGFLPTKEKARRDVLDELGAVQATLVFYESGPRLAKSLSAAADALGDRPAAVTRELTKLYEEVATGSLPDLAARYADAPPKGEITLVIGPPLDDGPPDDAAIDEAIRDALATESPSRAAKIVADRFGLKKNDIYARVQELKS from the coding sequence ATGACGTCTCAATCCCCCACACCCGGCCTCTATATCGTCGCGACCCCAATCGGCAATCTTTCCGATTTGAGCCCGCGTGCAGCATCAATGCTGGAAGCAGCCGACTTGATCCTTGTCGAGGATAGCCGGGTCACCGGCAAATTGCTCTCCCATCTCGGTATCCGGAAGGCGATGCAGCCCTATCACGACCATTCGAGCGCGGCGGATCGCGACCGCATCCTCGCGAGGCTGGCAAGCGAGGTGGTGGTACTGGTCAGCGATGCAGGCACGCCGCTCATCTCCGATCCGGGCTACAAGCTGGTCGCCGCCGCCCGCCAGGCCGGCGCAAATGTCGGCGCCGTACCGGGACCCAGCGCAGCCATCATGGCGCTCACCTTGTCAGGGCTGCCGACTGACCGCTTCCTGTTCGGCGGTTTCCTGCCGACCAAGGAGAAAGCGCGCCGCGACGTGCTGGATGAATTGGGCGCGGTGCAGGCGACATTGGTGTTCTACGAATCCGGCCCCCGCCTCGCCAAGAGCCTGAGCGCGGCAGCGGATGCGCTGGGAGACCGACCGGCAGCCGTCACGCGTGAGCTTACCAAACTCTATGAAGAAGTCGCGACCGGCAGCCTTCCCGACCTTGCGGCGCGCTATGCCGATGCACCGCCCAAGGGGGAGATCACGCTGGTGATCGGACCTCCCCTCGATGATGGCCCGCCCGACGACGCGGCGATCGACGAGGCCATTCGCGACGCGCTGGCGACCGAAAGCCCCAGCCGCGCCGCCAAGATCGTCGCCGACCGTTTCGGGCTGAAGAAGAACGACATCTACGCCCGCGTCCAGGAATTGAAATCCTGA
- the gshB gene encoding glutathione synthase has product MSRAAAFQMDPIEGINIAGDSTFALMLEAQDRGYTLYEYQPGALSYLDGRVRANARPVTVRREKGNHFEAGEYRLIDLGEETDVIWVRQDPPFDIGYITAAHLLERVAGESLVLNDPASIRDAPEKLFVLDFADYMPATLITRSESEVRDFLAEHGDIIVKPLHGKGGEGVFRIGKDGQNLSSLVQLYRQELKEPFIAQAFLPAISEGDKRIILVDGEPIGGINRVPAKGEFRSNMVVGGSATKTELTEREREICAAIGPELKNRGLLFVGIDVIGGLMTEINVTSPTGLVALDTFDGINSAGLIWDAVEVRLRD; this is encoded by the coding sequence ATGAGCCGCGCCGCCGCCTTCCAGATGGACCCGATCGAGGGCATCAATATCGCCGGGGATTCGACCTTCGCGTTGATGCTGGAGGCGCAGGATCGCGGTTACACGCTCTACGAATATCAGCCGGGTGCGCTCTCCTATCTGGACGGTCGTGTCCGCGCCAATGCGCGTCCCGTCACCGTCCGGCGCGAAAAGGGCAATCATTTCGAGGCGGGCGAGTATCGCCTGATCGATCTTGGTGAGGAGACCGACGTCATCTGGGTCCGGCAGGATCCGCCCTTCGACATCGGTTACATCACCGCCGCGCACCTGCTCGAACGCGTCGCTGGCGAAAGCCTCGTCCTCAACGATCCGGCCTCGATCCGTGATGCGCCGGAAAAGCTCTTCGTGCTCGATTTCGCCGACTATATGCCGGCAACCCTGATCACGCGCTCCGAGAGCGAGGTGCGCGACTTCCTGGCCGAGCATGGCGACATCATCGTCAAGCCGCTCCACGGCAAGGGCGGCGAAGGCGTGTTCCGCATCGGCAAGGACGGCCAGAACCTGTCCAGCCTCGTCCAGCTTTATCGTCAGGAGTTGAAAGAGCCCTTCATCGCGCAGGCCTTCCTCCCCGCGATCAGCGAGGGCGACAAGCGCATCATCCTCGTCGACGGCGAGCCGATCGGCGGTATCAATCGCGTACCCGCCAAGGGCGAATTCCGCTCCAACATGGTCGTCGGCGGATCGGCCACGAAAACCGAACTGACAGAGCGCGAGCGCGAGATTTGCGCGGCGATCGGGCCCGAGCTCAAGAATCGCGGCCTGCTGTTCGTCGGCATCGACGTCATTGGCGGGCTGATGACCGAGATCAACGTCACCTCGCCGACCGGGCTTGTCGCCCTCGACACGTTCGACGGCATCAATTCCGCCGGCCTCATCTGGGACGCGGTCGAAGTGAGGCTGCGGGACTGA
- the fsa gene encoding fructose-6-phosphate aldolase: MKFFADTADIDDIKELADAGLLDGVTTNPSLIKKSGRDIIEVTKEICGITDGPVSAEVVATEHAEMMREAEVLRKIADNIAIKVPLTKDGLKTCKALTGDGTMVNVTLCFSANQALLAAKAGASFISPFVGRHDDVGYPGMELITDIRIIYDNYDFATEILVASVRNPIHIHDSAKLGADVMTAPPEVIWKMFNHPLTDKGLAAFLKDWESTGQKIG; encoded by the coding sequence ATGAAATTCTTCGCCGACACCGCCGATATCGATGACATCAAGGAACTTGCCGACGCCGGCTTGCTCGACGGGGTCACGACTAATCCCTCGCTCATCAAGAAATCGGGCCGCGACATTATCGAGGTCACCAAGGAGATTTGCGGCATCACCGACGGTCCTGTCTCGGCGGAAGTCGTCGCCACCGAACATGCCGAGATGATGCGCGAGGCCGAAGTGCTGCGGAAGATCGCCGACAATATCGCGATCAAGGTGCCGCTGACCAAGGACGGTCTCAAGACCTGCAAGGCGCTGACCGGCGACGGCACGATGGTCAATGTGACGCTCTGTTTCTCGGCCAACCAGGCGCTGCTCGCGGCGAAGGCCGGCGCCAGCTTCATCTCGCCTTTCGTCGGGCGGCATGACGATGTCGGCTATCCGGGCATGGAGCTCATCACCGACATCCGCATCATCTACGACAATTACGACTTTGCGACCGAGATCCTGGTCGCCAGCGTGCGCAACCCCATCCACATCCACGACAGCGCGAAACTGGGCGCTGACGTAATGACCGCGCCGCCCGAAGTCATCTGGAAGATGTTCAACCATCCGCTCACCGACAAGGGTCTTGCCGCATTCCTCAAGGACTGGGAGTCGACCGGCCAGAAAATCGGCTGA
- a CDS encoding TadE/TadG family type IV pilus assembly protein: MIHLVKLGKDKKGSATIELAIVAPIMALMVTGVVDLSMAYGRKLVIEQGAQRALEKVKLTTTTLAVDENLKAEAAAAANVGADKVTVTYTLKCDGVTALDYNTDCLSTQVETRYINIVIKELYEPVIDPRYIGLPNENGKMPMTVEVGMRTY; encoded by the coding sequence ATGATCCATCTCGTCAAACTGGGGAAAGACAAGAAGGGCTCGGCAACGATCGAGCTGGCCATCGTCGCGCCGATCATGGCGCTAATGGTGACCGGCGTGGTCGACCTGTCGATGGCCTATGGCCGCAAGCTGGTGATCGAGCAGGGCGCGCAGCGTGCGCTCGAGAAGGTGAAGCTCACCACCACGACGCTGGCGGTGGACGAAAATCTCAAGGCCGAAGCCGCGGCGGCGGCCAATGTCGGTGCGGACAAGGTCACTGTTACCTACACGCTGAAATGCGATGGCGTGACGGCGCTCGATTACAATACCGATTGCCTCTCGACGCAGGTCGAGACCCGCTACATCAACATCGTGATCAAGGAGCTTTACGAACCGGTCATCGATCCGCGCTATATCGGTCTTCCCAACGAGAATGGGAAAATGCCGATGACGGTCGAAGTGGGGATGCGGACATACTGA
- a CDS encoding CAP domain-containing protein codes for MTALAAPLLLAACGGGGGGGGTTGSVSTGSSNNASVGTVTPSPTPSPSPSPTPTPTPSQTLTAFEQVMLDDHNAARSAFGSSAMTYDASLAADAQAYAEELARTNTFAHSSGSSRPGQGENLWMGTKDAFEYEDMVGAWVDEERFFVPGVIPDVSSTGNFGDVGHYTAIVWPDTDKVGCGIASNANFEYLVCRYSPQGNIIGRRLG; via the coding sequence ATGACCGCGCTCGCAGCGCCACTATTGCTTGCGGCCTGCGGTGGCGGCGGCGGTGGTGGTGGCACCACCGGCAGCGTCAGCACCGGGTCGAGCAACAATGCCAGCGTCGGCACGGTCACGCCGTCGCCCACGCCCAGCCCGTCGCCGAGCCCCACACCGACACCGACGCCCAGCCAGACGTTGACGGCCTTCGAGCAGGTAATGCTCGATGATCATAATGCCGCGCGCAGCGCCTTCGGCTCGTCGGCAATGACCTATGATGCAAGCCTCGCGGCGGATGCGCAGGCCTATGCCGAGGAACTGGCGCGCACCAACACGTTCGCGCATTCGAGCGGCTCCTCGCGTCCCGGCCAAGGCGAAAACCTCTGGATGGGGACCAAGGACGCGTTCGAGTATGAGGACATGGTCGGTGCCTGGGTCGACGAAGAACGCTTCTTCGTGCCGGGCGTCATTCCCGACGTGTCCTCGACCGGCAATTTCGGCGATGTCGGCCATTATACCGCGATCGTCTGGCCCGACACCGACAAGGTCGGCTGCGGCATCGCGAGCAACGCCAATTTCGAATATCTGGTCTGCCGCTATTCGCCGCAGGGCAATATCATCGGGCGACGCCTCGGCTAA
- the hemW gene encoding radical SAM family heme chaperone HemW: MTTSLALYVHWPFCVNKCPYCDFNSHVRVNVEQDAWRDALLADLAHEARLTPDFTLTSIFFGGGTPSLMPPESVAAIIESAAELWRTDPELEVTLEANPQSAEAAKFAALASAGVNRLSLGLQRFDDASLKFLGRMHDAGEGLRALEAAQAAVDRVSFDLITALPGDTLESFDAVLDRALSLGTDHISLYQLTIEPGTRFETMVRKGEFTPIDEELGAELFELTTERMTAAGLPPYEISNHARPGQESRHNLQYWRYGDYVGIGPGAHGRRGGMRTMRHRKPENFLSAMARNGNGLVEEAALDPREAAREALVMGLRLSEGLDVNAIEQRFGVAAVDRDAVALLQDKGLLERGDRLRLTQHGRLLNDAILAEIAL, translated from the coding sequence ATGACTACCTCCCTTGCACTCTACGTTCACTGGCCCTTTTGCGTTAACAAATGCCCCTATTGTGATTTCAACAGCCATGTGCGCGTTAACGTCGAACAGGACGCATGGCGCGACGCATTGCTCGCAGACCTCGCCCATGAGGCCCGGTTAACTCCCGATTTCACGTTGACGAGCATCTTTTTCGGTGGCGGCACGCCCAGCCTGATGCCCCCCGAATCGGTCGCGGCGATTATTGAGTCCGCAGCGGAGCTTTGGCGGACCGACCCTGAACTCGAAGTGACGCTGGAGGCCAATCCGCAGAGCGCCGAAGCCGCCAAGTTTGCCGCGCTCGCCAGCGCCGGCGTCAATCGCCTGAGCCTCGGGCTCCAGCGCTTCGACGATGCCAGCCTCAAGTTCCTTGGTCGCATGCACGATGCCGGCGAGGGGCTGCGCGCACTGGAAGCGGCACAGGCGGCAGTGGACCGCGTGAGTTTCGACCTCATCACTGCCCTGCCCGGCGACACGCTGGAAAGCTTCGACGCGGTGCTCGATCGGGCGCTGTCGCTCGGTACCGATCATATCTCGCTCTACCAGCTCACCATCGAACCCGGCACGCGCTTCGAGACGATGGTCCGCAAGGGTGAGTTCACGCCGATCGACGAGGAATTGGGCGCCGAGCTGTTCGAGCTCACGACTGAACGCATGACGGCGGCGGGCCTGCCGCCCTACGAGATCAGCAACCATGCCCGCCCCGGCCAGGAAAGCCGGCATAATCTCCAATATTGGCGCTACGGCGATTATGTCGGGATCGGTCCGGGCGCCCATGGCCGACGCGGCGGCATGCGCACGATGCGCCATCGCAAGCCCGAAAACTTCCTCTCGGCCATGGCCCGCAACGGCAATGGCCTGGTCGAGGAAGCCGCGCTCGATCCGCGCGAAGCGGCGCGCGAGGCGCTGGTCATGGGATTACGGCTGAGCGAGGGCCTCGACGTCAATGCGATCGAACAGCGCTTCGGCGTAGCGGCAGTGGACCGCGATGCCGTGGCACTGCTTCAGGATAAAGGGCTGCTCGAGCGCGGCGACCGACTGCGCCTGACGCAGCACGGTCGCCTGCTCAATGATGCGATCCTTGCGGAAATCGCGCTCTAA
- a CDS encoding penicillin-binding protein activator, producing the protein MRDQRDMKEAASQALSKFKWIAAGAAMLALGACESAPGGGVETAPPVVEDDTGGDDATAQPGVQNGVAVLVPLSGDNAAIGRSIANAASMALLDTEEESLKITIYDTAASGGAEVAVTQALAEGNKLILGPLRGENVTRIAPYARRADVPVIAFSNDESVAGNGVYIMGFTPTQSIRRSVDYAADQGADVFAGLAPNGVYGQRSVQVFLRAVEANGGRVARLETYDRRRSEVEAAARRVASVEDVDMVLIADSASIAEIAAPSLQLSGDLMGTELWASTENLGRVAGMRGAIFAAVPDAQFDRFVQRYRARYNSSPYRLSSLGYDSVLLAVRLARQWPAGGDFPARELTDDGGFGGVDGIFRFGSDGIAERALEVRRVTASGTEIVSPASTRFDD; encoded by the coding sequence ATGAGGGACCAAAGAGACATGAAAGAAGCGGCCTCGCAAGCCTTGTCGAAATTCAAGTGGATCGCTGCGGGTGCCGCGATGCTCGCGCTGGGTGCCTGCGAAAGCGCGCCGGGCGGCGGTGTCGAGACCGCGCCACCGGTCGTCGAGGACGATACGGGCGGTGATGATGCGACGGCGCAGCCGGGCGTCCAGAACGGCGTTGCCGTGCTCGTGCCGCTGTCGGGCGACAATGCCGCGATCGGCCGCTCGATTGCCAATGCCGCATCGATGGCGCTGCTCGACACCGAGGAAGAAAGCCTCAAGATCACCATCTACGACACGGCGGCGAGCGGTGGTGCCGAGGTCGCGGTGACGCAGGCGCTGGCCGAAGGAAACAAGCTGATCCTCGGCCCGCTGCGCGGCGAAAATGTGACTCGCATCGCGCCTTATGCACGCCGCGCCGACGTGCCGGTCATCGCCTTTTCGAATGATGAGAGCGTTGCCGGCAATGGCGTCTACATCATGGGCTTCACGCCCACCCAGTCGATCCGTCGCAGCGTTGATTATGCCGCCGACCAAGGCGCCGACGTCTTTGCCGGACTCGCGCCCAATGGTGTTTACGGCCAGCGCTCGGTGCAGGTCTTCCTGCGCGCGGTCGAAGCCAATGGCGGCCGTGTCGCCCGCCTCGAGACCTATGACCGTCGTCGAAGCGAGGTCGAAGCTGCTGCTCGCCGCGTCGCTTCGGTTGAAGATGTCGACATGGTCCTGATCGCCGATTCGGCGTCGATCGCCGAAATTGCGGCGCCGTCGCTGCAGCTGTCGGGCGACCTGATGGGCACCGAGCTCTGGGCATCGACCGAAAATCTCGGTCGCGTCGCCGGGATGCGCGGCGCGATCTTCGCGGCCGTTCCCGACGCGCAGTTTGACCGGTTCGTCCAGCGCTATCGCGCCCGCTACAATAGCTCGCCCTATCGCCTGTCGAGCCTTGGTTATGACAGCGTGCTCCTGGCCGTACGGCTGGCGCGGCAATGGCCCGCGGGTGGCGACTTTCCGGCGCGCGAGCTGACCGACGATGGCGGCTTTGGCGGCGTCGACGGCATCTTCCGCTTCGGCAGCGATGGTATTGCCGAGCGTGCACTCGAAGTGCGCCGCGTGACCGCCAGCGGGACCGAGATCGTCAGCCCCGCTTCGACCCGTTTCGACGATTAG
- a CDS encoding tyrosine recombinase XerC — protein sequence MHEEPLDTHPARAAVVRWADHLAHDRRLSDHTVRAYRATAFRFVDFLGQHRGEEIGKFALLSIKATDLRAFLADRRAGGLGAASAARELSAVRGFLTFVAKEAGEQPQVPHVRAPKRPKTLPRPSSPADVRALADAAKHHKEEHWVGKRDFAILLLLYGSGLRIAEAMQLDARTHPFGDAIRVTGKGNKQRVVPIVPAVAQAVKEYVEACPWPLDAGTPLFRGVRGGPLSSDLVRRSVREARRRLGLPDSVTPHALRHSFASHLLSAGTDLRSLQELLGHASLSSTQIYTKVDAARLLDVYRNAHPRGS from the coding sequence GTGCACGAAGAACCGCTAGACACACATCCTGCCCGCGCAGCGGTCGTCCGCTGGGCCGACCATCTTGCCCATGACCGGCGGCTTTCCGACCATACGGTGCGCGCCTATCGCGCGACGGCTTTCCGTTTCGTCGACTTTCTCGGCCAGCATCGCGGCGAGGAGATCGGCAAATTCGCTTTGCTCTCGATCAAGGCGACCGACCTTCGCGCCTTCCTTGCCGACCGCAGGGCAGGGGGGCTCGGCGCGGCTTCTGCTGCACGCGAGCTGTCGGCGGTGCGTGGTTTCCTGACGTTCGTCGCCAAGGAAGCGGGCGAGCAGCCGCAAGTCCCGCATGTCCGCGCGCCCAAGCGACCCAAGACGTTACCGCGCCCATCTTCGCCCGCCGACGTGCGCGCGCTGGCCGACGCGGCCAAGCACCATAAGGAGGAGCATTGGGTCGGCAAGCGCGACTTTGCGATCCTGCTTTTGCTCTACGGTTCGGGGCTGCGCATTGCCGAAGCGATGCAACTCGATGCGCGTACCCATCCGTTCGGCGATGCCATCCGCGTCACCGGCAAGGGCAACAAGCAGCGCGTCGTGCCGATCGTGCCGGCGGTCGCGCAGGCGGTGAAGGAATATGTCGAGGCCTGTCCGTGGCCGCTCGATGCCGGCACGCCGCTCTTCCGCGGGGTCCGTGGTGGTCCGCTTTCGTCCGACCTCGTGCGGCGTTCGGTGCGCGAGGCACGGCGGCGGCTCGGCCTGCCCGACAGCGTGACGCCGCACGCACTGCGCCACAGCTTTGCCAGCCACCTGCTGAGCGCGGGGACCGACCTGCGGTCGCTACAGGAACTGCTCGGCCATGCGAGCCTCAGTTCGACGCAAATCTATACGAAGGTCGATGCGGCGCGCTTGCTCGACGTCTACCGCAACGCGCATCCGCGCGGCAGCTAG
- a CDS encoding enoyl-CoA hydratase-related protein has translation MSENVLVGQDGRHLSIRLNRPESRNAITVAMYAAMADAVEQAGSDDGIDLVTISGEGVDFTAGNDLMDFMAEMPQPGENTDIPVWRFLRAMAKNEVPIIAKVHGNAIGIGTTMLFHCDLVVAADNARFKMPFTELGLVPEAASSLIMPELAGRRAAARYLLLGESFGAAEAKSVGLVSHVAPAGDLDAKFDEVVTTLLSRPPEAMRLTQKLLRTSDRHAILERMDHENGHFAERLTSDELKQAVMQFFAARGGGN, from the coding sequence ATGAGCGAGAATGTTTTGGTCGGACAAGACGGCCGTCACCTGTCGATCCGCCTCAATCGCCCCGAAAGCCGTAACGCGATCACCGTCGCCATGTATGCTGCGATGGCCGACGCGGTCGAGCAAGCAGGCAGCGATGACGGCATCGACCTCGTCACCATTTCGGGCGAAGGCGTGGATTTCACCGCCGGCAACGACCTCATGGATTTCATGGCCGAGATGCCGCAGCCGGGCGAGAATACCGACATCCCCGTCTGGCGTTTCCTGCGTGCGATGGCGAAAAACGAAGTGCCGATCATCGCCAAAGTGCACGGCAATGCGATCGGTATCGGCACGACGATGCTGTTCCATTGCGACCTCGTCGTCGCCGCCGACAATGCGCGCTTCAAGATGCCGTTCACCGAGCTGGGCCTGGTGCCCGAGGCTGCGTCCAGCCTGATCATGCCCGAGCTTGCGGGGCGTCGGGCGGCGGCGCGCTACCTGCTGCTGGGCGAGAGTTTCGGGGCCGCCGAAGCCAAGTCCGTCGGGCTGGTCAGCCATGTCGCGCCCGCGGGCGATCTCGATGCCAAGTTTGACGAGGTTGTCACGACCTTACTGTCACGCCCGCCCGAAGCGATGCGCCTGACGCAAAAGCTGCTGCGCACCAGCGACCGCCATGCGATCCTCGAGCGGATGGACCATGAGAATGGGCATTTCGCCGAGCGACTGACGTCGGACGAACTCAAGCAGGCAGTGATGCAATTCTTCGCCGCGCGCGGCGGCGGCAACTAG
- a CDS encoding YraN family protein, producing the protein MNRQEAEARGRRGERIAAWWLRLKGWRILDKRVRTPVGEIDLIARRGKQVAFVEVKTRRTIEEAELFLDEYQLRRVAAAADALSHDYVAQGYDVRIDAVLWAPGSRPYHMENVWQGW; encoded by the coding sequence CTGAACCGGCAGGAGGCCGAGGCACGCGGTCGCCGCGGGGAGCGGATCGCGGCATGGTGGCTCCGCCTCAAGGGCTGGCGCATCCTCGACAAGCGCGTCCGAACACCCGTCGGCGAGATCGACCTCATCGCGCGCCGCGGCAAGCAGGTCGCCTTCGTCGAGGTGAAGACGCGACGCACGATTGAGGAAGCCGAGCTGTTCCTCGACGAATATCAGCTCCGCCGTGTCGCGGCCGCCGCCGACGCGCTGAGTCATGACTACGTGGCGCAGGGATATGACGTCCGCATCGACGCCGTCCTGTGGGCGCCGGGCAGCCGGCCCTATCACATGGAAAATGTCTGGCAGGGTTGGTGA
- a CDS encoding DUF484 family protein, with product MAEVIRFEDRALKALRDRLGAAEVERDELLAFARGHAGATASIHEAVLSLMACDSVPDLFATIVHRWAELLLVDHCAIALKAGEDAYRIDRTGNHRLESAWVTRAMGWGRVQMRATNHGDPLFGKIAPAIRTEALIPFEAGDGRLSGLILLGQEDSLPLDGDHGQALLGFLGETLGAMLMRCTKNR from the coding sequence ATGGCTGAAGTGATTCGCTTCGAGGATCGGGCTTTGAAGGCCCTTCGCGACCGGCTCGGCGCTGCCGAGGTCGAGCGCGATGAATTGCTTGCGTTTGCGCGCGGGCATGCCGGCGCGACCGCGTCGATCCACGAAGCGGTGCTGAGCCTGATGGCCTGCGACAGCGTGCCCGATCTCTTCGCGACGATCGTCCATCGCTGGGCCGAATTGCTGCTGGTCGACCATTGCGCCATCGCGCTCAAGGCAGGCGAGGATGCCTATCGCATCGACCGCACGGGCAATCATCGTCTCGAGAGCGCCTGGGTGACCCGCGCCATGGGCTGGGGCCGTGTCCAGATGCGCGCCACCAATCATGGCGATCCCTTGTTTGGCAAGATCGCCCCGGCGATCCGCACCGAGGCCCTGATCCCGTTCGAAGCCGGCGACGGGCGCCTGTCGGGCCTCATCCTGCTGGGACAGGAAGACAGCCTGCCGCTCGACGGCGATCATGGTCAGGCATTGCTCGGCTTTCTCGGCGAGACGCTCGGCGCTATGCTGATGCGGTGCACGAAGAACCGCTAG
- a CDS encoding DedA family protein: MTDWVVDIIDKGGALGIAFLMFLETVFPPIPSELIMSLAGIRAGQGEMSLPVIIIAGTFGAMMGNIAWYVVAKMLGIARFKPLIDRYGRWITFTWPEIEKTKKLFAKYGTFFVGFGRMLPTVRSLISVPAGLLRMPFWPFVIASTIGTAGWTALLALFGYQLGANVEEIDKYLGPISTAVIVTIIVVYVYRLWTHRKVKPGDDA; this comes from the coding sequence ATGACCGATTGGGTAGTCGACATCATCGACAAGGGTGGTGCCTTGGGCATCGCATTCCTGATGTTCCTCGAGACTGTCTTCCCGCCGATCCCGTCCGAACTCATCATGAGCCTAGCGGGCATTCGCGCCGGCCAGGGCGAGATGAGCCTGCCGGTCATCATCATCGCCGGCACGTTCGGCGCGATGATGGGCAATATCGCCTGGTATGTCGTGGCCAAGATGCTCGGTATCGCCCGCTTTAAGCCACTGATCGACCGCTACGGGCGCTGGATCACCTTCACCTGGCCCGAGATCGAAAAGACCAAGAAGCTGTTCGCCAAATATGGCACCTTCTTCGTCGGTTTCGGGCGCATGCTGCCAACGGTGCGTAGCCTCATATCAGTGCCGGCGGGCCTGCTCCGCATGCCTTTCTGGCCCTTCGTCATCGCTTCGACCATCGGCACGGCAGGCTGGACCGCCTTGCTCGCGCTGTTCGGCTACCAGCTTGGCGCCAATGTCGAGGAAATCGACAAATATCTTGGGCCGATCAGCACGGCGGTGATCGTCACCATCATTGTTGTCTACGTCTATCGCCTGTGGACCCATCGCAAGGTAAAGCCCGGCGACGACGCCTAG
- a CDS encoding TadE/TadG family type IV pilus assembly protein produces the protein MKKLLKNLRIWKDVHGAAAIELAFALPIFIVMLWMVVQLGLVFRAVAGMQHALGEGARLAVIYPTPTHNDLVNEIEDRVYGIGPGNFTIATPVNGNGYVDLSVTYNQKTDLLFLPGPDVSLTRNKRVYIAN, from the coding sequence ATGAAAAAGCTGCTCAAGAACCTGCGTATCTGGAAGGACGTGCACGGCGCTGCGGCGATCGAGCTCGCCTTCGCGCTGCCCATCTTCATCGTGATGCTGTGGATGGTGGTCCAGCTGGGCCTCGTCTTCCGCGCCGTGGCGGGCATGCAGCATGCGCTGGGTGAGGGGGCACGCCTCGCGGTCATCTATCCGACGCCCACGCACAATGACCTGGTCAACGAGATCGAGGACCGCGTCTACGGCATCGGACCGGGCAACTTCACGATTGCAACGCCGGTCAACGGCAACGGCTATGTCGACCTCTCGGTGACCTACAACCAGAAGACCGATCTGCTCTTCCTGCCGGGTCCCGACGTCTCGCTCACGCGCAACAAGCGCGTCTATATCGCGAACTAG